The Caldanaerobius fijiensis DSM 17918 DNA segment TTACAGCATCAAGATAAGTACTTTCATCATATCCAAAAGAATAGTTAATGTAAATAAATAAAAGATATATGTTTACTATAGCAAAAGATATCAATAAAATCCACTTGGCTCTCTGCCAATCCACCTTTATTCCCCCATCCACCGGGCATCCGTTGCATCGACTAAATAAGTTTTTCCACCGCTATCGATTTTCCACACCAGGTTGCACTTATTTGTTTCAGGATTTAGGTAATAAACAAGGTCTAAATTTGATATAAAATCCGCTGTATGTACGTGCTGATACACCGTATCAATAGCTTTAATGCCATTAACAACAGCCACTTTCTGTTTTATAACCTCAACCGATTTTAACCAGCGATTGTATTCCTGTATATTATCATAAGATATTTTTATGTCTATATAGTTTCCATTAGACATATATACAGGAATCCCTTCGATTTCATAGCCAAAAGCTATATTATACTCAATTTTCTGGTCTTTCTTAAGAGTCTTTATCGATTTAAAGTATATTCCTTCATCGATTCCCCCATGATCTTTGATGAATTGTATAGCCATTTTAACAGCAGTAACAATATCAACATTACGATATCCAAACGACGAATCATTAAACTCCAATTTATTGTAAGGATATATCCTTAATCCTTTTTTCCCATCTGTATAAATTATCGTCCCATCTTCTTGTTCAATTTCTCTTACAATAGAAAAATCTAAAAAAAAGCGTTTTTGAATGTCTCTCTCTGTTCTTCCATAAAACCTAACCAAATCATATTTAAAACCAGTAGTATCTACAGGTATGTACACATCACTGCGAATTTTATCGTTGAAGCCCAGTTCGTATGACGTGGAATAATTTATAGAATTCACTTTTTCAGCCGCTGCTATTAAAGTATTTATATTATTGGGAATATATCCCAAATCGATCTGATAATATGCAGAGGATGTGATATCTTTTATGTACATTATAGGGTTTTCTCCGCTGATTATAACAATATCCCCTATATATTTAGGGGGGGTATCCAGTTTGAAATCAAAAAGCTTACTAAACAGATCATATTCTATATCTGAAGCAAATACGTATCTGATAGATCTCCTTCTTATAATATTGTCCCATGTAATATTATTCACTATCTTAACGGGATTTTTGTTTTTAAGTGTGCCATATTCCTTTATGATATTGATAAATTCCATCCACGCTTTATCATAAATGTCCCCAACCATAAGGCTATGAAAAGGCCCTCCGTAATTGGCATAAATCTTTTCAGGCCTTATGACAGTTTCTATATCTTTAAAATTTATCGACACATTTGATGCATTTTCTACCGTGTAAGACCCCTCAAACCATATCTTATAACTTAAAATAATGCTCGTGATCACAAGGATAACGAGCATTAAAGTTTTAAAATCTACTTTTGATGCCATCACTATTACCTCATTTTAGTAGAGAATTGATCAAATCTTCCAGATCGATGGTTTCATTTCCATCTATTATATCTTTTAAGATATTTTTGAGCATAATTATTTTCCCTTTTACAATCTGGTATGCATCACCTTTACGAGCAACGATAATTACATAATTATTACCTTCGCTAAGCAAGACCTCTTTTGCAAATAAACCAGACGCACCAATATATAAGCCTACAGGCTTACCTTTATTTATTGATATAGCGATAAACGTACCTGGAACACCAGTACCCGATATAATGTACTTATCATCAAAGGTCTTAACATTGTCTATATCAGATTTTACATTTATGAGATTGGCAGCATATCCTACTGTGGTGCTAAATAACATAAATAGCGTAATCAAGGAAAAAACTACAAGCTTTCTCATCAAAGCACCTCCGCATCCATCTGACCTCAATTTAATTATAAATTGACTATATTACATCTTTGTTACAATAGTATTAAATTACATTTACGATAACGGGAGGTATATATATACGCTTGTTCCTTGATTTAACGCGCTTTCGATCTCAATTTTGCCATTATGGGCGTTTACAATCTCTTTAGATATAGAAAGCCCCAAACCAGTGCCTCCTAATTCTCGGGACCTGGCCTTGTCAACCCTATAAAAACGCTCAAATACTTTGTCAATGTCGTCTTCAGGTATTCCTATGCCATTATCAGAGACAGTAATTAATACCATATTCTTTACAACCGAAACCTCTATCTCTATCTTTCCATTATCTGGCGTATATTTTATGGCGTTATTAATTACATTTATAAATACCTGTTCTAATTTATCAGGATCTCCTTCAACAGTTATATCATCATCACAAAATTTAACATATATTTCTTGCGATTTTTCCCGCGCGAGCATCTTCATATTTGAAATTATATCAATTAATGCATTTTTGAGGTCTATTCGCTGCTTTTTTAACGCATATCTGTTGTTATCAAGATTTGACAAAAGCAACAAGTCCTTTACAAGTCGCACCATCCTATCCACTTCTTTGTCCACAACGTGCAAAAACTGCTTCCTGGCATCTTCTCCAATATCATCGCCCATCAATGTCTCGACATAACTTTTTATAGTTGTCAATGGGGTTCTTAATTCATGGGAAACATCTGCCACAAACTGCTTTCTCATATTGTCCAGCCGCTGCTGCTCGGTTATATCGTGAACAACCATGACAAAACCTTCTACCTCATCTTTGCCTCCTTTGAATTGAGCAAAATGCGCATTGAAGATCCCTTTAGAGGTCTTAAAAACCATTTTATTGTTTTCAATAAGGCTTTCAAACCCCACCTCTTCTCCTGTAAGCTTTTTCACTATATCAAATACATTGTCGCCTACAGAAATCTGATAATCTGAAAGCATAATTTTTGCCGCATCATTGACAACCTGAATTGTTCCATCTCTAGAAGCAGCTATAACGCCATCGCTCATGTTCATTAATATGCCTTCTGCCTTGCTTTTTTCACTAGCTATCTCACTTAGTGTCTGCCTTAATCTTGAAGTGAGGTAATTAAACATACCTGCCAGCTGACCTATTTCATCATCCGCTCTTACTTTTATAATTTGATCAAAATCCCCATTGGCAAGAGCCTCTGCCTTGTTTGTTATATCTTTTATAGGTTCAGTTATGGTCCTGGCTAAAATAAAACCGAGCACAATTGTGATTAAAACTGCAATTATAGTCGCACTAAAAAGAATAACTTTTACATCGTTAATCGTCTTCAAAATGTTATCCATAGACGCGCCAATATACACAATACCTTCTATCTGTCCTGTACTGGATTTTATAGGATAAGCGTACTCCATTATTCGCTTTTTACTGTCCGTAATGGGATGCACATTTTTGCTATCGGAAAGAGCCTGAAAGACAAGGGGCGATATGATCTTCCCACTCCTGTAGTCCGTTCCTTGAATGATGCGCCCTTCTCTGTCAAGCACATATATATATTTAAGCTGTGAATCAGGTGAAATATAGAGATACAATATTGTTTTAATATTGGCTTGTTCTTTAATATTATCCTTTAAAGTGAAGCTTAAGCTCTTAGCCTGATATTCCAGGTAATTTGACAGATTTTTTATCTGATAATCCTGGAAAGAGTTTATAAGGTATACTCCAACTATCTCCATCGCCAATAAAATTAGCATCAAATACATAACAACAAGTTTCCACTGTAAGCTCTTATATATAGCTTTATATCTCTTTTTCACTAAAATAGTATCCCACTCCTCTTTTGGTATATATATATCTGGGATTACTGGGATCATCTTCGATCTTTTCCCTCAAGCGCCTTATAGTCACATCTACAGTCCTTATATCACCATAATACTCATACCCCCATACTTTTTCCAATAATGTTTCCCGGGAGAAAATTTGATTTTTATTTGTCACCAGAAATTTAAGCAACTCAAACTCTCTCGAGGTAAGGTCTAAAACCCGTCCGTTTTTCACAACCTCATATTTGAGGAAATCGATTTTTAAATCTCCTGCCGTAATCACCTGTCCATCGGATACATCTCCGTTCATAATAGTACGGCGTAAATTCGCCTTTATCCTTGCCAATAGTTCCCTCATGCTAAAAGGCTTTGTAACATAGTCATCAGCTCCCAGCTCCAGACCCAGCACCTTATCGACTTCATCATCTTTTGCTGTAAGCATTATTATAGGGGTTTTCATCTTGCTTCTTATGCTCTTACATACCCCGAAACCATCCACGCCTGGAAGCATGACATCCAGCAATATCAAATCTGGCTTTTCATCAAAGGCTTTTTTAATAGCCTCATGCCCATCATAAGCCGTAATAACCGAATAGCCCTCCTTTTGCAGATTAAAGCATAATATGTCTACAATCGGCTTTTCATCATCTACAATGAGAATTTTCGCATTCAAGAACATTCCCCCTATCTGCTATCTATGTCAACAGCATCTATCGAAACACCCAATACATCTTTAAATGCACTGTCAAGTGTTCTTCCCGCACCCAGTTTCTTCAAAATCCCTACAATTTTACTATTACCGTATTTATTGCTTATATAATTGAGGATCTCAAAAGACCTTTTGTAAGCCAGCACCTCATCAAGCCTGTTAAAATCTGATGTCAACTCTTTTATAGAGTATGGTCCTTTCTTATAGGCATAACCTTCACCCCACTTATAGTTATTCAATCTGAACTCCTCATTTAAAGCAATGCCTTCCGTAAGCCATATAGGATAATTTCCCCTAGCGATATCATCAACCACAAAGTGGGTATATTCATGCAAAACAGGCCCATCCTTCCAGAATATCTCATCTATATGCTTTTTATCAGCAATCCACAAGCCCGGTGACAAGATTCCTATAACACCATTTAAATACACTCCCATAGCATCATCACCTTTAGGCAGTGAAAGGCTCTCCCTCATAACCGTTCTGGAGTGAAATACCACCATATTTATTTTTTTTGTCGGATAATATCCCATATCTCTACCTACCCTGTTATAGCTGTCCTCCGCAACCCTTTCTATCAACTCAATATATTTAGCATCCGCATCGGTATACTTTATGATAAAATGCTTTGTTTGAACCTCCTTGTACTCATTGTACTGATCTACTTTGCTGACGATTCTGCTCTGCTGTATCAGCTTATACACAGGATAAGCAGTAGCAACTACCTTACCAGAATATATGCCAGCATAGGCAATAGCACAAATCAACAGATAGACTAAAAAAATATCAAAGGCTTTTCTCACCTAAATGCCCCCTTAGATTATATTATAAAATAAATTCTGTTATTTTTCCAGAATCATAAATATCCAGCTTCAATTTGCGATTTACAATATTTACAAAAGTGAATTTTAATTTTATAGCATTCAAATTATGAATTGAAGAATATCCAGGATTTGCAGCTGTTTTATAGAAAGATTTTTATGGTAGAATAATATGGGTGATAAAAATTGTTGTTTAAAAAGCTTTTGTTATCATATATAGCAATAATACTGTTACCGCTTTCTATCGTCTCAATTTTTTCAAGCTATATTTATGCGCGTACGATCAATGAACAAATGTATACATCTGCAAAGCAAACTCTACAACAGGTCAACCGTAATATTTCAAACATATTAGATAATGCCACTGGCACATTGTTTTATATCTCTATGAACCGCGTGTTGCAGGACAATCTATCCAGACCCTCCAGTGCCACGCCTTTTGAAATAAACAGAGAAGTTACAGCAATTCGAGATGTACTTCTAAATCCTGGCATATTTAACAAAAGCTACTCTTCAATAGAGGTATACGCTCTTAATAAGCCTGACTATCCTTTTACCTTCATGCAAAATGATGTCATGTCCTACAAGATTGCTGAAAATAGGCCATGGTACTCGCAGGTCTTAAAATTAAATGGCAGGCTTTTTTGGCACATATCTACAGATTTTGGTGTGCCACAGATATCTGTAAAGCATCTTGTGGTGGACGTAAAAAATTTCAAAAATCCTATAGCTATAATATCTGTGGACATAAACACGTCTATATTAGATGACGTCATCAAAAATATACGTTTCGGAAAAACAGGAAGAGTGTATATCATAGATGTTAATGGAAATACCATAATCCCATTCGGGTTAAAATTTCCATATGCCAGCATGTTAAAATATCCTGAAGGATCGATCTCTATAAATTCCTCAAAAGATAAAAATGTTTTATTCTACAACACAATTGAAGAAACAAATTGGAAAATAGTGGGCATAATGTCGGAAAGAGAACTGACAGAAAAAGCGCAGTTGACAAATAGAATAATGTTTACTATCGCCATATTTTCTATCATAGCCGCTATTCTATTATCACTTTATCTATCCTACACCATATCGTCACCTATAAAGAAATTAGCCAAAACCATGGATAAGGTCAAAGGCGGCGATTTGAATGTAAATCTAACCGAAAAACCAGGAGGGGAAATAGGCACTCTTTATGAAAGCTACAACTCAATGATAAACAGGATAAATCAGCTCATAAATGACGTGTACATCGCCAATATGGAAAAAAAAGATGCCGAACTTAAAGCCCTACAGGCCCAGATCAATCCTCACTTTTTATACAATACCCTTGATTCCATGAACTGGCTGGCCATAAAATACAAGGCCTATGATATCAGTAAGATGATTACGTCACTGGCAACCCTGCTGCGATATAGCATCAATAAAGGTCAGGATAAAATAAAACTAAAAGATGAATTGAAGCAGGTCAAAAGCTATGTAACTATACAGCAGATAAGGTTTAAAGATAAATTTGACATAATCTATAATATAGATGAAGATATCCTGGATTGTACCGTAATAAAATTAATTTTACAGCCGCTGGTTGAAAACGCCATAACCCATGGGATAGAAAATTACCCTGATAAAGGATACATCGAAATTATCGGAAAAAAAGATGGAGAAAATATTGTTTTGGAAGTTCAAAACACAGGAAATCCTGTGGACCTCGAAAAAGTAAACAGGTTATTAACAGAAGATATTCATAGCGAGCATTACGGAATAAAAAATGTAAACGACCGTATAAAGTTTACCTTTGGAGAAGCATATGGATTAAGCTATAATTATATAAGCGGAAAGACCATTGCAAAATTAACAATACCATACATCAAGGGAGAATGATTTTATGGTGAAACTTATTATTGTAGACGATGAGGAAATCACAAGAGATAGTCTTTTAAATCTGATAAATTGGAATGAACTGGGTATAACGATTTCGGGCAGTGCGGCCAACGGCATAGAAGCACTCGATGTGTACGCAAAAAATGGTGCGGACATAGTTTTAACAGATATACGCATGCCTAAAATGAATGGAATAGAATTGATGAAAAAATTGAAAAAAATAGATCCTTCTATAATCATAATCGTATTGAGCGCATATGACGATTTCAGTTATGCTCAAGAATCATTGAAATCAGGTGCATTTGATTATATTTTAAAACCCATTGAAATAGAAAAGTTAATTGATGTAGTTAAAAGGGCTGTAAAGGCTAAAAATCAAGAATTCATGCGCAAAAAAAGAGAACAGATGATTCAAAAACAGCTAAAAGAAAGCCTGCCGCTGCTGAGAGAAAAATTTCTCTCGCAATTGTTAACCAGGCCCATGCCTAATTTGCGCGAAAAAATAAAATATTTAAACCTGGATATACAGGAAAATTTTTATTTTGTTATTCTACTTGAAATAGATGATTACGCCAAAATAATAGAAAACTATAGCGAGCAAGACATCCAGCTTACAGATTTTATGGTCATAAATATCGTAGACGAAACATTGGAGAACCATAAACACGCCATTTTGTCATCAGGTGAAGGATCTTTTTCCATAATCATGACAGCCAAAAGCAAAGACCATATAAAAAGCACCATACTGGAACACTGTGAGAGGATACGGAGCAATTTGAATAAATTTGCGTCTTTAAACATTACTCAGAGCGTCGGAAGGATAGTATCTGATTTAAATGATATCCATTACTCGCATAAAGACGCTCTACTGGCCATGGAATACAAGTTTTATTTAGGAAAAAATCAGATCATCTTTTACGACGAAGTAGAGCCTTTTGAAATGGAAAAAATTTATTATCCTATAAAGCTGGAAGAACAGCTGGTAATGTCGATAAAAAAAGCCGATATTGATTCGGCATTAAGAGTTCTGGATGAAATCTGGCAGAGCTTCACTGAAAAAAATCTGGCCGTAGATATCATAAAAAGATGGTGTATAGAGCTGATCGCCCTTATAACCCGAAGCCTGGTGGAATTAGGAGAAAATCCCGATATATTTTTTAAAAATACCGATCCGTGGTCAATTATAAAAAAGCTTGAAACCATCGACGACACCAGAGCGTGGATCCAAAACATAATAGAAGCTGTAACAGAATATATAGCTCTAAAACGAAAATCAAAGAACAAAAAAATTGTAGAAAAGGCTCTGGAAATCATAGAAAAGGAATATGCAAACAAAAATCTAACTTTAAACGACATAGCCA contains these protein-coding regions:
- the yycH gene encoding two-component system activity regulator YycH — translated: MASKVDFKTLMLVILVITSIILSYKIWFEGSYTVENASNVSINFKDIETVIRPEKIYANYGGPFHSLMVGDIYDKAWMEFINIIKEYGTLKNKNPVKIVNNITWDNIIRRRSIRYVFASDIEYDLFSKLFDFKLDTPPKYIGDIVIISGENPIMYIKDITSSAYYQIDLGYIPNNINTLIAAAEKVNSINYSTSYELGFNDKIRSDVYIPVDTTGFKYDLVRFYGRTERDIQKRFFLDFSIVREIEQEDGTIIYTDGKKGLRIYPYNKLEFNDSSFGYRNVDIVTAVKMAIQFIKDHGGIDEGIYFKSIKTLKKDQKIEYNIAFGYEIEGIPVYMSNGNYIDIKISYDNIQEYNRWLKSVEVIKQKVAVVNGIKAIDTVYQHVHTADFISNLDLVYYLNPETNKCNLVWKIDSGGKTYLVDATDARWMGE
- a CDS encoding ATP-binding protein, yielding MKKRYKAIYKSLQWKLVVMYLMLILLAMEIVGVYLINSFQDYQIKNLSNYLEYQAKSLSFTLKDNIKEQANIKTILYLYISPDSQLKYIYVLDREGRIIQGTDYRSGKIISPLVFQALSDSKNVHPITDSKKRIMEYAYPIKSSTGQIEGIVYIGASMDNILKTINDVKVILFSATIIAVLITIVLGFILARTITEPIKDITNKAEALANGDFDQIIKVRADDEIGQLAGMFNYLTSRLRQTLSEIASEKSKAEGILMNMSDGVIAASRDGTIQVVNDAAKIMLSDYQISVGDNVFDIVKKLTGEEVGFESLIENNKMVFKTSKGIFNAHFAQFKGGKDEVEGFVMVVHDITEQQRLDNMRKQFVADVSHELRTPLTTIKSYVETLMGDDIGEDARKQFLHVVDKEVDRMVRLVKDLLLLSNLDNNRYALKKQRIDLKNALIDIISNMKMLAREKSQEIYVKFCDDDITVEGDPDKLEQVFINVINNAIKYTPDNGKIEIEVSVVKNMVLITVSDNGIGIPEDDIDKVFERFYRVDKARSRELGGTGLGLSISKEIVNAHNGKIEIESALNQGTSVYIYLPLS
- the yycF gene encoding response regulator YycF gives rise to the protein MNAKILIVDDEKPIVDILCFNLQKEGYSVITAYDGHEAIKKAFDEKPDLILLDVMLPGVDGFGVCKSIRSKMKTPIIMLTAKDDEVDKVLGLELGADDYVTKPFSMRELLARIKANLRRTIMNGDVSDGQVITAGDLKIDFLKYEVVKNGRVLDLTSREFELLKFLVTNKNQIFSRETLLEKVWGYEYYGDIRTVDVTIRRLREKIEDDPSNPRYIYTKRGVGYYFSEKEI
- a CDS encoding peptidase MA family metallohydrolase gives rise to the protein MRKAFDIFLVYLLICAIAYAGIYSGKVVATAYPVYKLIQQSRIVSKVDQYNEYKEVQTKHFIIKYTDADAKYIELIERVAEDSYNRVGRDMGYYPTKKINMVVFHSRTVMRESLSLPKGDDAMGVYLNGVIGILSPGLWIADKKHIDEIFWKDGPVLHEYTHFVVDDIARGNYPIWLTEGIALNEEFRLNNYKWGEGYAYKKGPYSIKELTSDFNRLDEVLAYKRSFEILNYISNKYGNSKIVGILKKLGAGRTLDSAFKDVLGVSIDAVDIDSR
- a CDS encoding sensor histidine kinase, giving the protein MLFKKLLLSYIAIILLPLSIVSIFSSYIYARTINEQMYTSAKQTLQQVNRNISNILDNATGTLFYISMNRVLQDNLSRPSSATPFEINREVTAIRDVLLNPGIFNKSYSSIEVYALNKPDYPFTFMQNDVMSYKIAENRPWYSQVLKLNGRLFWHISTDFGVPQISVKHLVVDVKNFKNPIAIISVDINTSILDDVIKNIRFGKTGRVYIIDVNGNTIIPFGLKFPYASMLKYPEGSISINSSKDKNVLFYNTIEETNWKIVGIMSERELTEKAQLTNRIMFTIAIFSIIAAILLSLYLSYTISSPIKKLAKTMDKVKGGDLNVNLTEKPGGEIGTLYESYNSMINRINQLINDVYIANMEKKDAELKALQAQINPHFLYNTLDSMNWLAIKYKAYDISKMITSLATLLRYSINKGQDKIKLKDELKQVKSYVTIQQIRFKDKFDIIYNIDEDILDCTVIKLILQPLVENAITHGIENYPDKGYIEIIGKKDGENIVLEVQNTGNPVDLEKVNRLLTEDIHSEHYGIKNVNDRIKFTFGEAYGLSYNYISGKTIAKLTIPYIKGE
- a CDS encoding response regulator — encoded protein: MVKLIIVDDEEITRDSLLNLINWNELGITISGSAANGIEALDVYAKNGADIVLTDIRMPKMNGIELMKKLKKIDPSIIIIVLSAYDDFSYAQESLKSGAFDYILKPIEIEKLIDVVKRAVKAKNQEFMRKKREQMIQKQLKESLPLLREKFLSQLLTRPMPNLREKIKYLNLDIQENFYFVILLEIDDYAKIIENYSEQDIQLTDFMVINIVDETLENHKHAILSSGEGSFSIIMTAKSKDHIKSTILEHCERIRSNLNKFASLNITQSVGRIVSDLNDIHYSHKDALLAMEYKFYLGKNQIIFYDEVEPFEMEKIYYPIKLEEQLVMSIKKADIDSALRVLDEIWQSFTEKNLAVDIIKRWCIELIALITRSLVELGENPDIFFKNTDPWSIIKKLETIDDTRAWIQNIIEAVTEYIALKRKSKNKKIVEKALEIIEKEYANKNLTLNDIATKLYITPNYLSYLFKSETGENFTEYLTKIRIDKAKELLKNLEFKIYEIADAVGYADPHHFSRVFKRQEGITPAEYRDQII